Proteins from a genomic interval of Dendropsophus ebraccatus isolate aDenEbr1 chromosome 6, aDenEbr1.pat, whole genome shotgun sequence:
- the MPC1 gene encoding mitochondrial pyruvate carrier 1 isoform X1: MKKSPEIISGRMTFALTCYSLLFMRFAYKVQPRNWLLFACHFTNEFAQLVQGSRLIKYKMSKKEVNEQK; this comes from the exons ATGAAGAAGTCACCAGAGATCATTAGTGGCCGGATGACATTTG ctctcaCTTGCTACTCATTGTTGTTCATGCGCTTTGCTTACAAAGTGCAGCCTAGAAACTGGCTACTGTTTGCATGCCACTTTACCAACGAATTTGCACAGCTGGTTCAAGGCTCTCGACTGATCAAGTACAA aatGTCAAAAAAAGAAGTGAATGAACAAAAATGA